In the Constrictibacter sp. MBR-5 genome, one interval contains:
- the glp gene encoding gephyrin-like molybdotransferase Glp → MTVLRKIDGSGCGCDASGHAASLIEVGEALKRIVEHVRPVLQEETVPLAYAGGRVLSKSVVSRAAVPPFDTAAMDGFAVDTAALAGDGPWRLEVCARVAAGQTPDAPASGTTAVRIFTGARVPRGADAVVAQEEAGNEGRHVILRRRPTPGLNIRRTGEDMVADASILRAGTRLGSREIAATAAAGCGSVQVFRPVRVALLVTGTEIRQAGRACGDAEIWDVNTPMLRAALTGASVDLVDVRQASDDRTGLRTRLRTMMSKVDLIVTTGGISVGEEDNMKPAFRALDGQIIFSGVALKPGKPVTFGRLKETSWLGLPGNPAAAFITWQLFGTVLLRLLSGMSCGAALRRPVLLGHDIRRKPGRCELRPASIAAYDDLGRPVAQFLDATHPDRVAKLPLADGMLVIPADAEHLVKGTLVEFVPFCES, encoded by the coding sequence ATGACGGTACTGCGAAAGATCGACGGCTCGGGTTGCGGCTGCGACGCTTCCGGCCATGCGGCATCGCTGATCGAGGTTGGCGAAGCGCTGAAGCGGATCGTCGAGCATGTGCGCCCCGTCCTGCAGGAAGAGACCGTGCCGCTGGCGTATGCGGGGGGGCGCGTGCTTTCCAAATCAGTGGTATCCCGCGCTGCGGTACCGCCCTTCGATACCGCAGCGATGGACGGTTTTGCGGTCGACACCGCAGCCTTAGCAGGCGACGGACCGTGGCGGCTTGAGGTTTGCGCCAGGGTGGCAGCCGGACAGACGCCCGATGCGCCGGCCTCCGGCACCACCGCTGTGCGCATCTTCACCGGCGCGCGCGTCCCGCGGGGGGCGGATGCCGTCGTGGCGCAGGAAGAGGCGGGCAATGAGGGCCGCCACGTCATCCTGCGGCGGCGTCCCACGCCGGGACTGAACATCCGTCGTACCGGTGAGGACATGGTCGCGGACGCTTCGATCCTGCGGGCAGGCACACGCCTTGGGTCGCGCGAGATCGCGGCCACCGCGGCGGCCGGATGCGGCAGCGTGCAGGTGTTCCGCCCCGTCCGTGTCGCACTGCTCGTTACCGGTACCGAGATCCGGCAGGCGGGGCGGGCATGCGGCGATGCCGAGATATGGGACGTCAACACGCCGATGCTGCGCGCCGCTCTGACGGGCGCCTCGGTCGATTTGGTCGACGTTCGACAGGCATCCGACGACCGGACGGGCCTGCGGACCCGTCTCCGCACGATGATGTCGAAGGTAGACCTTATCGTCACCACCGGCGGAATTTCGGTCGGCGAAGAGGACAATATGAAGCCGGCGTTCCGTGCGCTCGACGGCCAGATCATTTTCAGCGGCGTGGCATTGAAGCCGGGCAAGCCGGTGACCTTCGGGCGCCTGAAGGAGACCTCATGGCTGGGCCTCCCAGGCAATCCCGCCGCGGCGTTCATCACCTGGCAGCTGTTCGGGACGGTCCTTCTTCGGCTGCTGTCGGGTATGTCCTGCGGGGCGGCGCTCAGGCGCCCTGTCCTGCTCGGACACGATATCCGCCGTAAGCCGGGACGCTGCGAACTGCGGCCGGCTTCTATCGCGGCATACGACGACCTCGGGCGCCCGGTCGCGCAATTCCTGGACGCGACCCACCCGGATCGGGTGGCCAAGCTGCCGCTCGCCGATGGCATGCTGGTCATTCCCGCGGACGCCGAACACCTAGTGAAGGGCACGCTCGTAGAATTTGTGCCATTCTGCGAATCTTGA